One Anatilimnocola floriformis genomic window, GCTGCTGACTGGCGACCATCCGTGATCGAACCCGCGCGACCGAACTGCTAGCAGGACCAATGCGCAATCTTGCGGGACAGTGAAGCTTTTAGCAAAACCGGGCAATTTCGCCAAGGTCGGAAGAGTGGCCGATTACCAGATCAATGGCACCGCGTATGGCTGGAATTGAGAATCGTCACTGACGAGCGTTAATTGCTCGCAAAGTGCTTGGGAGATTAGGAGGCGATCGAAGGGATCGCGATGAAGTGCTGGGAGGTTGGCAACGAACAAAACGTGTTCTTTGCGAATGTCCAGCAACCGAATCTCACTGGCCTCCAGCCATTGATCGATGACCAAGTCCAATTGCCCGTTGATGACAAACTTCCCGATACCAACTTTGATTGCGATTTCCCAGATGGAAGCAACACTGAGATAGAGTTCGTTTTGCGGGTCCGCAATTGCCGCGTTTGCAGGTGAACTCAGTTGCGCACTTCCTTGCGCAAGCCAAAGGAAGGTATGCGTGTCGAGCAGGAGCTTCACTCCATATACTCCCGGAATTCCTCCAGGGGCGCATCAAAGTCAGGCGCGATGTAGACGATCGAATCTTTGCCGAAACCCGGCGCGGCGCGAGTGCCTCGGCGGGGAGCTTCCGAAGTAATCTTGGCAATGACCTGCTGATCCTTCGTGATCACAATCTCATCGCCACGAGCCAAGCCGCCAATGAGTTCTTTCAGATTGGCGGCGGCTTCATCGAGTGAAACGGTGGTGGTCATGGACAATACGCTGCGCAAGGTGTGAACTGAGCGTCCTCAATCTATTTTCGCAGCGGTAGCTTGCTCCTTCAAGCTTTGCCCCGAAGCGTTCCTTACGCCCGATACTTATCGAGCAGCCGGCCCGGCGTGCCCATTTCGGAATAACCGCCGTCGACATGCACCGTTTCGGCCGTGATGCCGTCGGACATGGTCGATAGGAGGAAACCGCCGGTGCGGCCCACTTCTTCGTGCGTGACGATCCGTTGAAGTGGCGCCATTTGCTTGTAGACGGGTTGGAACTCACCGACACCAGCGGCAGAACCAGCGAGCGTCTTCAGTGGGCCGGCGCTGAGCGCGTTCACGCGGATGCCGTCGATGCCCAGGTCGTAGGCAGCGTATTTCATGCACGATTCGAGGGCTGCTTTGCAAATGCCCATCACGTTGTAGCCCGGCACGATGCGCTCGCCGCCGTAATACGTCAGCGTGAGGACCGACGCCCCAGCTTCGAGCACTTCTTCGCGCTTGTCGTCAACCTTGGCCTTCTTGAGGATGTCCTTAGCCGCGTTGCAAACGGCGAGCAAGCTATAGGCGCTGATGTCCATCGCCAGCTTGAAACCGTCACGCGAGGTGGCGATCGAATCGACCTTCAGATCGTCGAGTTTGGCGAAGGCGATGCTGTGGAGGAGAAAGTCGATCTCGCCGAATTCCTTCTTCGCCGTGGCCATCACCTCAGCGATGCTTTGATCGCTCTGGGCATCGAGCGGCACCAGGAATTTCGTCTGCTCGGGATATTGCTCGACGCACTTTTCGACGCGGTGGCGATTTTTCTTTTGCTTTGCTTCATCGGCGTCGGCCAGGTGAGTGAAGCCGCACACGCCGCCCTGATCCATGATGAACTTGGCGATGTACCAGGCGATCGACCGATCGTTGGCGACGCCGAGGATGAGACCTTTTTTGCCTTCGAATATGCCCATTGCTTAAACCTTGTTCTACGTCTCGAGGGACGGCCGAAGTTTCTGGCGGCCCGGCCCCTCACCCCAACCCTCTCCCCGGAGCACCGAGGCGAGGGAGTAATGCAGTGAAACAGCGCTCGCAGAATACCCCAACTTGCCGAAATCGACCATGCCAGACTTTTCGATTTGAACACACTTACTTACGATAAGCGCTATCGGGTTGACGACAGAACAGGTTGAAATTTCATGGCCAAAACTCCGCGCACGCCGCTTCAAAGCCTTGAGTCGCATCCTGCGCTGGCCGAAACGGCTTCGCAGCTGTTCTATGCGGCGGCGCTCGAATCGTCGCCGGCGGCTTTTTTGAAGATCGCCTTGCCGCTGGTTTGTCAGGCTCTCGGTGGCGATTATCTGGCCCTGGTCAAAGGGGAAAAAGGAAAATGGCGAGTCCTTGGCGCTTCTGGCCCCGAACGGCCGTTGCCGCAGGACTTGCTCGCTGAAGTGCTCGATGATGATCAGCCACAACTGAAACGCCAGTGGTACATCGCGCCTCTTGCGCCGCGGAGTGGCACGGGCGAAGTCCTCGCCGCGTATCGAACCTGGCTGGAACGACCCGAGCCGGGCGATGCACTTGAAACATTGGCCGGTTGGTTGCAAACGGCGCTGGCTGCCGTCCGTGAGCGCGAACGACAAGATCAGCGCATGCTCCGGCTGCAGGCGATTTTGGAAATCGCTGCCCGTTGGCAACAGACGCATGAGATGCAACCGCTGCTCGAACAGATGGCCGCAACCTCGACTCGGCTGTTGCATGCGGAGCGAGCAACGATCTTTTTGTGGGATCGTGCGACGAAGACACTCGTCGGCAGGCCGGCGCTGGGTGTGACCGGGAACGAGTTGAAAATTCCCGATCATGTCGGCGTTGTCGGGCAAGTGGTTCACAGCGGGCAATCGCGGCGCGTCGATGAAGACGTCGCTGCCGAGC contains:
- a CDS encoding type II toxin-antitoxin system VapC family toxin; translation: MKLLLDTHTFLWLAQGSAQLSSPANAAIADPQNELYLSVASIWEIAIKVGIGKFVINGQLDLVIDQWLEASEIRLLDIRKEHVLFVANLPALHRDPFDRLLISQALCEQLTLVSDDSQFQPYAVPLIW
- a CDS encoding type II toxin-antitoxin system Phd/YefM family antitoxin, encoding MTTTVSLDEAAANLKELIGGLARGDEIVITKDQQVIAKITSEAPRRGTRAAPGFGKDSIVYIAPDFDAPLEEFREYME
- a CDS encoding enoyl-ACP reductase FabI, with amino-acid sequence MGIFEGKKGLILGVANDRSIAWYIAKFIMDQGGVCGFTHLADADEAKQKKNRHRVEKCVEQYPEQTKFLVPLDAQSDQSIAEVMATAKKEFGEIDFLLHSIAFAKLDDLKVDSIATSRDGFKLAMDISAYSLLAVCNAAKDILKKAKVDDKREEVLEAGASVLTLTYYGGERIVPGYNVMGICKAALESCMKYAAYDLGIDGIRVNALSAGPLKTLAGSAAGVGEFQPVYKQMAPLQRIVTHEEVGRTGGFLLSTMSDGITAETVHVDGGYSEMGTPGRLLDKYRA